A single Haloglycomyces albus DSM 45210 DNA region contains:
- the glmU gene encoding bifunctional UDP-N-acetylglucosamine diphosphorylase/glucosamine-1-phosphate N-acetyltransferase GlmU: protein MSKERHSIILAAGLGTRMKSSKPKVLHPILGRTLLGHVLRAVGSIRPQRRVVVVGAAADQVTDYLDQSFPDAETALQAEQNGTGHAVRVALDASPDMTGTVVVTVGDAPLIRAETFQALVDTHEKHDNAATVLTAVVDDPTGLGRIVRDSEGKVERNVEHRDADDATRAIHEINSGMYAFDVAALREALDKVTTDNEQGEEYLTDVLEILRDSQRQIGAHVVDDPTEVLGCNNRAQLASLSAIMRERINRELMLAGVTIDDPATTWIDATVTVGRDVTIHPNCQLKGATAVDAGASIGPDSTLIDTIVDADATVVRTHADQARIGAEATVGPFTHLRPGSNIGTTSRAGAFVEMKNSEVGSGSKVPHLSYLGDTTVGEKANVGCGVIVANYDGVDKHRTDIGDGVFVGCDSVLVAPVNLDDGSYVAAGSVVTNDVHPGELAVARSRQRNIDDWVPNKRPGTVTAEAAERALREEGDTRE from the coding sequence ATGAGTAAAGAGCGCCACTCCATTATCCTGGCCGCCGGGCTGGGTACGAGAATGAAGTCATCGAAGCCCAAAGTCCTGCACCCCATCTTGGGTAGGACCCTCTTGGGGCATGTTCTCCGGGCCGTCGGCTCCATTCGACCACAGCGCCGAGTCGTCGTTGTGGGGGCAGCCGCCGATCAAGTGACGGATTATCTGGATCAGAGTTTTCCCGACGCCGAAACCGCTCTCCAGGCGGAACAGAACGGCACGGGGCACGCGGTGCGGGTGGCCTTGGACGCCAGTCCCGACATGACCGGAACGGTCGTCGTCACCGTGGGCGACGCACCGTTGATACGGGCCGAGACCTTTCAAGCGCTCGTCGACACGCACGAGAAACACGACAATGCGGCCACGGTCCTGACGGCGGTGGTGGACGACCCCACCGGGCTGGGACGCATCGTGCGTGACTCGGAGGGGAAAGTGGAGCGCAACGTCGAACACCGCGATGCCGACGACGCGACCCGCGCGATTCACGAAATCAATTCCGGCATGTACGCCTTCGACGTCGCGGCCCTGCGAGAGGCCCTCGACAAGGTCACCACGGACAACGAACAGGGCGAGGAGTACCTCACCGACGTTCTGGAAATCCTGCGTGACTCCCAGCGTCAGATCGGGGCGCACGTCGTCGACGACCCGACCGAAGTGCTGGGCTGCAATAACCGGGCCCAGTTGGCCTCCTTGAGCGCGATCATGCGCGAGCGCATCAACCGGGAACTCATGCTGGCGGGAGTGACGATCGACGATCCCGCGACCACCTGGATCGATGCCACGGTAACGGTCGGGCGCGATGTCACGATCCATCCGAACTGTCAGCTCAAAGGGGCCACCGCCGTGGACGCGGGTGCGTCCATCGGGCCCGACAGCACCCTGATCGACACCATCGTGGACGCCGACGCCACCGTCGTCCGCACTCACGCCGACCAGGCACGGATCGGGGCCGAGGCAACGGTCGGTCCGTTCACTCACCTGCGCCCCGGATCCAATATCGGAACGACGTCTCGAGCGGGTGCCTTCGTGGAGATGAAGAACTCCGAGGTAGGGAGCGGGAGCAAGGTACCGCACCTGTCCTATCTGGGCGACACGACGGTAGGCGAGAAGGCCAATGTGGGCTGCGGTGTGATCGTGGCCAATTACGACGGTGTGGACAAGCACCGGACCGACATCGGTGACGGGGTCTTCGTAGGATGCGACAGCGTCCTAGTGGCGCCGGTCAACCTCGACGACGGAAGCTACGTGGCCGCGGGTTCGGTCGTCACCAACGACGTACATCCAGGTGAACTGGCCGTGGCCCGTTCCCGCCAACGCAATATCGACGACTGGGTTCCCAACAAACGTCCCGGCACGGTGACGGCGGAGGCCGCGGAAAGGGCCCTGCGGGAGGAAGGCGACACCCGAGAGTAG
- the glmM gene encoding phosphoglucosamine mutase: MARLFGTDGVRGRANATLTPELALRLSEAAATVLRGSEGTKPKVIIADDGRLSGGMLKAASVAGLSSAGADVVDVGVVPTPATAYLTDVLGADFGVMISASHNPMPDNGIKFFAAGGRKLPDDVEDAIESAMDVELPRPQGSELGAVTRDSGARQRYIDHVVSTCDQSLSSLSVVLDPANGAAATVTPDILRACGAHVTVVNGDPNGLNINENAGSTHIDGLRREVADRRADLGIALDGDADRCLAVDASGEVVDGDAIMAVLASAMKERGQLNKNTLVATVMSNLGLHQAMQREGIALETTKVGDRYVLERLIESDLSLGGEQSGHIVVPRYATTGDGSLTAVLLLARMAETGRSLRELAEIYTAAPQVLINVPVEDKGIMDAEPVRDRVAHWKDELGDDGRVLLRPSGTEPLVRVMVESSEVAVAESVANDLVAVLRSVAIDHAG, from the coding sequence GTGGCTCGATTGTTTGGGACCGATGGCGTGCGGGGGCGCGCCAATGCGACGTTGACGCCCGAATTGGCCTTGCGGCTCAGTGAGGCCGCCGCGACGGTTTTGCGCGGTTCGGAGGGCACCAAGCCCAAAGTGATCATTGCCGACGACGGACGCCTGTCCGGCGGTATGCTTAAGGCCGCCTCGGTGGCGGGGTTGAGTTCGGCAGGCGCGGACGTCGTGGACGTAGGTGTCGTTCCCACGCCCGCGACCGCCTATCTCACCGACGTGCTGGGTGCGGACTTCGGAGTCATGATTTCGGCCAGCCATAATCCGATGCCCGACAACGGCATCAAGTTCTTCGCCGCCGGGGGACGCAAGTTGCCCGACGATGTCGAAGACGCGATCGAGTCGGCGATGGACGTGGAGTTGCCCCGCCCGCAAGGCTCAGAGCTCGGTGCTGTCACGAGGGACTCCGGTGCGCGTCAACGCTACATCGATCATGTCGTGTCCACATGCGATCAATCTCTGTCGTCGCTTTCGGTCGTTCTCGACCCCGCGAACGGTGCCGCCGCTACCGTCACCCCCGATATCCTGCGCGCTTGCGGGGCGCACGTGACGGTTGTCAACGGCGATCCCAACGGACTCAACATCAATGAAAACGCCGGATCCACCCATATCGACGGCCTGCGGCGTGAGGTCGCGGATCGCCGGGCCGACTTGGGCATCGCCTTGGACGGGGACGCCGACCGGTGTCTCGCGGTAGACGCCTCCGGGGAGGTGGTGGACGGAGACGCCATCATGGCCGTCCTCGCCTCCGCGATGAAGGAACGCGGGCAGCTCAACAAGAACACCCTGGTTGCGACGGTCATGAGTAACCTCGGCCTTCACCAGGCGATGCAGCGTGAAGGAATCGCACTGGAAACCACCAAGGTCGGTGACCGCTACGTTCTGGAACGCCTTATCGAATCCGACCTGTCCCTTGGAGGGGAGCAGTCCGGGCACATCGTGGTGCCGCGCTATGCCACCACTGGTGACGGTTCTTTGACGGCCGTTCTGCTCTTGGCGCGGATGGCGGAGACGGGGCGTTCGCTGCGGGAGCTGGCGGAAATCTACACTGCCGCACCTCAAGTGTTGATCAACGTTCCGGTGGAGGACAAGGGAATCATGGACGCCGAACCGGTACGCGACAGGGTGGCGCACTGGAAGGACGAGTTGGGAGACGACGGACGTGTGCTGTTGCGTCCCTCCGGAACCGAACCCTTGGTGCGTGTCATGGTGGAGTCGTCCGAGGTGGCGGTGGCCGAATCGGTCGCCAACGACCTGGTGGCCGTATTGCGTTCGGTCGCTATCGATCACGCCGGCTAA
- a CDS encoding DinB family protein — protein sequence MSGAIVDTVGNETETSLAYLRQQRETFRFIVHGLTKEQLRSTPTQSEMSLEWLLTHIATVENNFAQLIATGTGDAIMASLTAEKKEEERDVDTLLDAITALGATTDDLVREKGLDHEVPIPPEVPWFPKNRTHWNVRWVVNHLIEEYARHAGHADMLREAIDGKTMFELQSMVEGWHEQYLAWTGN from the coding sequence ATGAGCGGCGCAATCGTCGACACCGTCGGCAATGAAACGGAAACCAGCCTGGCCTACCTACGGCAGCAACGTGAGACGTTTCGCTTCATCGTGCACGGCCTCACCAAGGAGCAGCTGCGTTCCACACCCACCCAGAGTGAAATGTCGCTGGAGTGGCTGCTCACCCATATCGCGACGGTGGAGAACAACTTCGCCCAATTGATCGCGACCGGAACAGGCGACGCGATCATGGCGTCCCTGACGGCCGAGAAGAAGGAGGAAGAGCGCGACGTCGATACCCTCCTGGACGCCATTACCGCGCTGGGCGCCACGACCGACGACCTCGTCCGAGAGAAGGGTCTCGACCACGAGGTTCCCATTCCACCCGAGGTCCCCTGGTTCCCCAAGAACCGGACGCACTGGAACGTACGCTGGGTCGTCAATCACTTGATCGAGGAATATGCCCGCCACGCGGGACACGCCGACATGCTCCGTGAGGCCATCGACGGCAAAACCATGTTCGAACTCCAGTCGATGGTGGAAGGCTGGCACGAGCAGTACCTCGCCTGGACGGGCAACTGA
- the pth gene encoding aminoacyl-tRNA hydrolase, with protein MSNPPFLIAGLGNPGKKYANNRHNVGFMVADKLAERHNSPFARVKRLRAEAAEARLGIGGPRLLIVKPLTFMNLSGEAIGPLAKYFSIPPESILVIHDELDIEYGRLRIKSGGGEGGHNGLKSISKVLGTKDYTRLRCGIGRPPGRMDVVDYVLKDFASAERSELDLNLELAADATETVVEKGVEAAQNQFH; from the coding sequence ATGTCCAACCCACCGTTTCTGATTGCCGGTCTAGGCAATCCCGGGAAAAAGTATGCGAATAATCGCCATAACGTTGGATTCATGGTCGCTGACAAGCTTGCCGAGCGCCACAACAGCCCGTTTGCCCGAGTGAAGCGGCTACGTGCGGAAGCCGCCGAGGCCCGTTTGGGGATAGGCGGGCCTCGGCTCCTTATCGTTAAGCCGTTGACATTTATGAATCTTTCTGGTGAGGCGATCGGCCCCCTGGCCAAGTATTTCTCCATTCCGCCCGAGTCGATTCTGGTGATACACGATGAACTCGACATCGAATACGGTCGCCTCCGAATCAAAAGTGGAGGCGGCGAAGGCGGCCATAACGGACTCAAGTCGATCAGCAAGGTCCTGGGCACGAAGGATTACACCCGTCTCCGCTGTGGAATCGGACGTCCCCCTGGACGAATGGACGTGGTGGACTACGTGCTCAAGGACTTTGCCTCGGCGGAACGGTCGGAGCTCGACCTCAATCTGGAACTGGCCGCCGACGCGACGGAAACGGTCGTGGAAAAAGGAGTCGAAGCGGCTCAGAACCAGTTCCATTAA
- the rpsI gene encoding 30S ribosomal protein S9, whose amino-acid sequence MTDQNEVTEEVAAEVPADVAAAPAVPTVPAVPTDRPVQTVGRRKQAIARVRLVPGTGKFTANKKSLDDYFPSKVHQQTITDPLTLTETLEQYDVLANLTGGGPSGQAGALRMAVARALVEIDPNLRGALKSAGFLTRDAREKESKKYGLKKARKAPQYSKR is encoded by the coding sequence ATGACTGATCAGAACGAAGTCACCGAAGAAGTCGCGGCCGAGGTTCCGGCCGACGTGGCAGCGGCTCCTGCCGTTCCCACCGTCCCCGCCGTTCCCACCGACCGTCCGGTGCAGACCGTCGGTCGCCGTAAGCAGGCCATCGCTCGGGTTCGTCTCGTACCGGGAACCGGCAAGTTCACCGCGAACAAGAAGTCGCTGGACGACTACTTTCCGAGTAAGGTCCACCAGCAGACGATCACCGATCCGCTCACTCTCACCGAGACGCTGGAGCAGTACGACGTTCTCGCCAACCTGACCGGCGGTGGCCCCAGTGGCCAGGCCGGCGCGTTGCGCATGGCCGTCGCCCGCGCCCTGGTTGAAATCGACCCCAACCTGCGTGGTGCGCTGAAGAGCGCCGGTTTCCTCACTCGGGACGCTCGTGAGAAGGAAAGCAAGAAGTACGGTCTCAAGAAGGCCCGCAAGGCGCCGCAATACTCGAAGCGCTAA
- a CDS encoding thiazole synthase produces MEPITIAGRRFESRLILGTGGAANRTHLEQAISASGAEMVTVALRRTDPSSPGGLLESLEKLGVSVLPNTAGCYTAEQAVRTARLAREALETDWVKLEVVSDPDTLLPDPVELLQAAEELVAEGFTVLPYTNDDPVIAQRLEEVGCAAVMPLAAPIGTGLGIRNPHNLRLICERSAVPVICDAGIGTASDAAQAMELGCSAVLLATAVTRAENPELMAHAMRAAVEAGWAAAHAGRIPKRFLAQASSPVEGVAEL; encoded by the coding sequence ATGGAGCCCATCACCATTGCCGGACGGCGATTCGAATCGCGACTGATCCTCGGAACCGGAGGAGCGGCGAACCGGACGCACTTGGAACAGGCCATTAGCGCCTCCGGAGCGGAAATGGTCACCGTCGCGCTGCGACGGACCGACCCGAGTAGTCCAGGCGGTCTTCTCGAATCGCTGGAAAAGCTGGGGGTATCGGTGTTGCCCAATACAGCCGGATGCTATACCGCCGAACAGGCCGTGCGCACCGCTCGTCTGGCGCGGGAAGCCTTGGAGACCGACTGGGTCAAGTTGGAAGTGGTATCCGATCCCGACACCCTCCTACCCGATCCGGTGGAACTGCTGCAAGCGGCGGAGGAATTGGTCGCCGAAGGATTCACCGTCTTGCCCTACACCAATGACGATCCGGTGATCGCGCAACGTTTGGAAGAGGTCGGTTGTGCCGCGGTCATGCCGTTGGCCGCTCCCATCGGGACCGGTCTGGGGATTCGCAACCCCCATAATCTGCGACTGATCTGTGAGCGTTCCGCCGTGCCCGTCATTTGCGATGCGGGAATCGGAACGGCCTCCGACGCGGCGCAGGCGATGGAACTGGGGTGTTCCGCCGTACTGCTGGCGACGGCGGTGACGCGAGCCGAAAACCCGGAACTGATGGCACATGCCATGCGCGCTGCCGTGGAGGCCGGATGGGCCGCCGCCCATGCCGGTCGCATACCGAAACGTTTCCTGGCGCAGGCGTCGTCGCCCGTAGAGGGGGTGGCGGAGCTGTGA
- a CDS encoding ribose-phosphate diphosphokinase yields the protein MASMSAVNSKNLMLFSGRGYPELADEIGKFLGVAPTPTSSYSFANGEVFVRFEESVRGCDAFVVQSMTNPINEWVMETLLMLDALKRGSAKRITVLVPFYPYSRQDKKHRGREPISARLMADLLKTAGADRILTVDLHTAQIQGFFDGPVDHLFAMGTLAKHVEENYGDRRLTIVSPDSGRVRLVERWADRLGGCPIAFIHKTRDPLRPNEVVANRVVGEVEGRTCVLVDDMIDTGGTIVSAAEMLREAGAADVVMATTHPILSDPATERLAAAPVSEVIVTNTLPLPEKARDLEKVTTLSIAPLVSKAIWEVFNDGSVTTLFGGLS from the coding sequence ATGGCTAGTATGTCAGCCGTCAATTCGAAGAATCTCATGCTGTTTTCGGGGAGAGGTTATCCGGAACTGGCTGATGAAATTGGAAAATTCCTGGGTGTCGCACCTACGCCCACGTCCTCGTATTCGTTCGCGAACGGTGAGGTGTTCGTTCGCTTTGAAGAGTCCGTTCGCGGTTGTGACGCGTTCGTCGTCCAGTCGATGACCAATCCCATCAACGAATGGGTCATGGAAACCCTGTTGATGCTGGACGCGTTGAAGCGGGGATCCGCGAAGCGGATCACCGTTCTAGTGCCGTTTTACCCCTATTCACGTCAAGACAAGAAACACCGTGGTCGGGAACCCATTTCGGCACGGCTCATGGCGGATCTGCTGAAGACCGCCGGTGCGGATCGCATTCTGACGGTCGATCTGCACACCGCCCAGATCCAGGGTTTCTTCGACGGACCGGTCGACCACCTCTTTGCCATGGGGACATTGGCCAAGCACGTTGAGGAGAATTACGGCGATCGCCGTCTGACGATCGTCTCGCCCGACTCCGGACGGGTTCGTCTGGTGGAACGCTGGGCCGACCGTCTCGGCGGCTGCCCGATCGCGTTCATTCACAAGACACGTGACCCATTGCGCCCCAACGAAGTTGTGGCCAACCGCGTCGTCGGTGAGGTCGAAGGCCGGACCTGTGTTCTGGTCGACGACATGATCGATACCGGAGGGACGATCGTGTCGGCGGCGGAGATGCTGCGTGAGGCCGGGGCGGCCGACGTCGTCATGGCGACCACTCACCCCATTCTGTCGGATCCGGCCACGGAACGCTTGGCGGCGGCTCCGGTCAGCGAAGTCATCGTGACCAACACCCTGCCATTGCCGGAAAAGGCTCGTGACCTCGAAAAGGTCACCACTCTTTCCATCGCGCCACTGGTCTCCAAGGCGATCTGGGAGGTATTCAACGACGGTTCGGTGACGACTCTCTTCGGTGGGTTGTCCTAA
- the thiD gene encoding bifunctional hydroxymethylpyrimidine kinase/phosphomethylpyrimidine kinase: MTTPGVTLTVAGSDSGGGAGIQADLHTFKAHGMHGTSVLTAITAQNTVGVSFAQSVGPATVAAQLDAVLSDFRVRAVKTGMLADVDTLDVVADYARKGRLPQLVVDPVMVTTSGDALFEGEAERYLYAFADVPTLITPNRDEAERLSGRTIADLADARLAAKAIACRGPQAVLVKGGHLGEGSTTDLLYIDDHVFTFSSDYVPTPNTHGTGCTLSAAIAAQLAMGRDVYQAIDRAKKYLTRALRRAASWRLGAGPGPVEHASQQGE, encoded by the coding sequence GTGACCACGCCCGGAGTAACGCTCACCGTCGCGGGTTCGGATTCCGGTGGAGGCGCGGGAATTCAGGCCGATCTGCATACCTTCAAGGCGCACGGCATGCACGGAACCAGCGTTCTGACCGCGATCACGGCACAAAACACCGTGGGAGTGAGCTTCGCCCAATCGGTCGGTCCGGCAACGGTGGCCGCTCAGTTGGACGCCGTGCTGTCGGATTTTCGGGTACGTGCGGTGAAAACCGGGATGCTCGCCGATGTCGACACCCTGGACGTGGTCGCCGACTATGCGCGGAAAGGCCGGCTACCTCAGCTGGTTGTCGACCCGGTCATGGTGACCACCAGCGGAGACGCACTTTTCGAGGGGGAGGCCGAACGGTATCTGTACGCCTTTGCCGACGTCCCTACGCTGATCACGCCCAATCGTGATGAGGCGGAACGACTCAGCGGGCGAACGATCGCGGATTTGGCCGACGCTCGGTTGGCGGCCAAGGCGATCGCCTGCCGGGGCCCGCAGGCGGTGCTCGTGAAGGGAGGACATCTCGGTGAAGGCAGTACCACCGATCTCCTTTACATCGACGATCACGTCTTTACCTTCAGTTCCGATTACGTCCCCACACCGAATACCCATGGCACCGGCTGCACCCTGTCGGCGGCGATCGCGGCGCAGCTGGCCATGGGACGTGATGTGTATCAAGCCATCGACCGAGCCAAGAAATACCTGACCCGGGCGCTGCGCCGAGCCGCCTCCTGGCGGCTGGGAGCCGGTCCCGGGCCCGTAGAGCACGCAAGTCAACAAGGAGAGTAA
- a CDS encoding LemA family protein yields MRNITQESWAQIDVELQRRYDLLDNLMYVVQQAAGAENATLVQVAQARSMAMQTRQNPQAGHAAQGQAEGQLTQAVRGVIMMQEQYPELKTNQNFLQAQQEIVDTENRIAAPRRFYNANVREYNTATQVFPGNISAKFGDFPPEEYFELDSPEARQSPNLRGAGDPSYMQPGAHQQPAPPAPPQGQPQMPPPNAPGQIPQQQAPQPAPPQQPQQPQQMPGYGQPQPGGQQMPPPGYGQQPPPPQQPQQPGYGHQPPPPPGHG; encoded by the coding sequence TTGCGAAACATAACGCAAGAGTCGTGGGCACAAATCGATGTCGAATTGCAGCGTCGCTACGACTTGCTTGACAATCTGATGTACGTGGTGCAGCAGGCCGCCGGGGCGGAGAACGCCACTCTGGTGCAGGTCGCACAGGCACGTTCCATGGCGATGCAGACTCGACAGAACCCGCAGGCCGGTCACGCGGCCCAAGGGCAAGCCGAAGGTCAACTGACCCAAGCTGTTCGAGGCGTCATTATGATGCAGGAACAGTACCCCGAATTGAAGACGAATCAAAACTTCCTGCAAGCACAACAGGAAATTGTGGACACTGAAAACCGTATCGCGGCACCCCGCCGTTTCTACAACGCCAATGTGCGCGAATACAATACCGCCACTCAAGTCTTTCCCGGAAACATCTCCGCGAAGTTCGGGGATTTCCCTCCCGAAGAGTACTTTGAACTCGACTCTCCCGAGGCGCGTCAGAGCCCCAACCTGCGCGGTGCGGGGGATCCGAGCTATATGCAGCCTGGAGCGCATCAGCAACCCGCTCCTCCGGCTCCACCGCAGGGCCAGCCACAAATGCCCCCTCCCAACGCGCCAGGGCAGATTCCCCAGCAGCAGGCCCCCCAGCCCGCACCCCCACAGCAGCCGCAACAACCGCAACAGATGCCCGGATACGGCCAGCCGCAACCGGGCGGGCAGCAGATGCCGCCTCCCGGCTACGGGCAACAACCACCTCCGCCGCAGCAGCCGCAGCAACCCGGCTACGGACACCAGCCGCCGCCTCCTCCCGGACACGGTTAG
- the thiC gene encoding phosphomethylpyrimidine synthase ThiC, with protein sequence MHPSRKKVYVTGSRDDIRVPFAEVALGGDEEPIRLYDTSGPGSDVVKGLDKVRVPWIDERGRNETCNTQLHYAKKGQVTPEMEFIAIREGLDAEFVRSEVEAGRAIIPANINHEETEPMIIGKNFLTKINANIGTSAVSDSIEAEVDKMTWATTWGGDTVMDLSTGKHIHRTREHIIRNSPVPIGTVPLYQALEKVDGDPVKLSWEVYRDTIIEQAEQGVDYMTVHAGVLLRYVPMAAERVTGIVSRGGSIMAAWCLAHHEESFLYTHYRELCEIFAKYDIAFSLGDGLRPGSIADANDEAQFAELRTLGELTKIAWEYDVQVMVEGPGHVPMHKIKENVDLQQEICAEAPFYTLGPLTTDIAPAYDHITSAIGAAMIGWFGTAMLCYVTPKEHLGLPNRDDVKEGVIAYKIAAHAADLAKGHPQAQAWDDALSKARFEFRWEDQFNLSLDPDRARQYHDETLPAEPAKTAHFCSMCGPKFCSMKISHELKEYAAQGMEDKSKEFLDQGGKVYLPVSEVSRKS encoded by the coding sequence ATGCATCCATCCCGAAAAAAGGTCTATGTCACCGGAAGCCGGGACGACATCCGCGTTCCGTTCGCGGAAGTGGCCCTCGGCGGTGACGAGGAACCGATTCGTCTGTACGACACGTCCGGGCCCGGTTCCGACGTGGTCAAGGGCCTCGACAAGGTGCGTGTCCCCTGGATCGACGAGCGCGGTCGGAATGAAACCTGCAATACTCAGCTGCACTATGCGAAAAAGGGGCAGGTGACTCCTGAGATGGAGTTCATCGCCATCCGCGAGGGGCTCGACGCAGAATTCGTGCGGAGCGAGGTGGAAGCGGGGCGCGCCATCATCCCCGCCAACATCAATCACGAGGAAACCGAGCCGATGATCATCGGGAAGAACTTCCTCACCAAGATCAACGCCAATATCGGAACCTCGGCGGTATCGGACTCCATCGAAGCCGAGGTCGACAAGATGACCTGGGCGACGACGTGGGGCGGTGACACCGTCATGGACCTGTCCACCGGTAAACACATTCACCGCACCCGCGAACACATCATCCGCAACTCACCGGTGCCCATCGGCACGGTCCCCCTCTACCAGGCCTTGGAGAAGGTCGACGGTGATCCGGTCAAACTGAGCTGGGAGGTCTATCGCGACACCATCATCGAACAGGCCGAACAAGGCGTCGACTACATGACCGTTCACGCCGGTGTGCTGCTGCGTTACGTGCCGATGGCCGCCGAGCGCGTTACCGGAATCGTCAGTCGCGGCGGCTCCATCATGGCCGCCTGGTGCCTGGCGCACCATGAGGAGTCGTTCCTATACACGCACTACCGCGAGCTGTGCGAAATATTCGCGAAGTACGACATCGCGTTTTCGCTGGGCGACGGTCTGCGGCCCGGTTCCATCGCGGACGCCAACGACGAAGCACAGTTCGCCGAGCTGCGCACTCTCGGCGAGTTGACCAAGATCGCCTGGGAATACGATGTGCAGGTCATGGTGGAAGGCCCCGGCCACGTGCCGATGCACAAGATCAAGGAGAACGTCGATCTGCAGCAGGAGATCTGCGCGGAGGCCCCGTTCTATACGCTTGGTCCTCTCACCACCGACATCGCTCCCGCCTACGATCACATCACCTCGGCCATCGGGGCGGCGATGATCGGCTGGTTCGGCACGGCCATGCTCTGCTACGTAACCCCCAAGGAACACCTGGGTCTGCCCAATCGCGACGATGTCAAAGAGGGCGTCATCGCCTATAAGATCGCCGCGCACGCCGCTGATCTTGCCAAGGGACATCCGCAGGCGCAGGCCTGGGACGATGCGCTGTCCAAGGCGCGTTTCGAATTCCGCTGGGAAGACCAGTTCAATCTGTCACTCGATCCGGATCGGGCTCGTCAGTACCACGATGAGACCCTTCCCGCTGAACCGGCGAAGACGGCCCACTTCTGTTCCATGTGCGGACCGAAGTTCTGCAGCATGAAGATCAGCCATGAACTGAAGGAATACGCCGCGCAGGGTATGGAGGACAAAAGCAAGGAATTCCTGGATCAAGGAGGCAAGGTGTACCTACCGGTCTCCGAGGTTTCTCGGAAGTCCTGA
- a CDS encoding 50S ribosomal protein L25/general stress protein Ctc, which translates to MSEVKISAEIRTDFGKGAARRTRRAGKVPAVIYGHGSEPRHISLPTLEFATIIRNGGLNQLIQVEVEGGAQELVMPKDVQIDPLKDSLVHADLLIVSRSEKITTDVPLNFVGEPEKGGIVVHELDTLSVEAAATTIPESIEVSLEGLPVGESISASAVDLPKGVDLITEADQVLASVTVPRASAVEDEEASEEESGESAE; encoded by the coding sequence ATGTCTGAAGTAAAAATCAGCGCTGAGATTCGCACGGACTTCGGTAAGGGTGCCGCCCGCCGTACCCGTCGTGCCGGGAAGGTTCCGGCCGTCATTTACGGTCACGGCTCCGAGCCGCGCCACATTTCCCTCCCGACGCTGGAATTCGCCACCATCATCCGTAACGGTGGACTGAACCAGTTGATTCAAGTCGAGGTCGAGGGTGGCGCTCAGGAACTGGTCATGCCGAAGGACGTTCAGATCGATCCTTTGAAGGACTCGCTCGTCCACGCCGACCTGTTGATCGTCAGCCGTTCGGAGAAGATCACCACCGACGTGCCGCTCAATTTCGTGGGCGAGCCGGAGAAGGGTGGAATCGTCGTGCACGAGCTCGACACTTTGAGCGTCGAAGCCGCCGCTACCACCATCCCCGAGTCCATCGAGGTCTCCCTCGAAGGACTGCCGGTCGGCGAATCGATCTCCGCTTCCGCGGTCGACCTTCCCAAGGGCGTCGACCTGATCACCGAAGCCGACCAGGTATTGGCCTCCGTGACCGTTCCGCGTGCCTCCGCCGTTGAGGACGAGGAAGCGAGCGAGGAAGAGTCCGGAGAAAGCGCCGAGTAA
- the rplM gene encoding 50S ribosomal protein L13, producing MRTFSPKPADIDRQWLVIDATDVVLGRLATHAAQILRGKHKATFTPNTDMGDYVIIVNAEKAVLTRNKLRDKKAYRHSGYPGGLKEQSYAEFMERAPHKVVEKAVRGMLPKTKLGRAMFKKLKVYAGENHPHAAQQPKQYEITKVAQ from the coding sequence GTGCGTACGTTCAGCCCTAAGCCGGCCGACATCGACCGGCAGTGGCTCGTGATCGACGCTACCGACGTAGTGTTGGGTCGGCTAGCGACACACGCAGCCCAAATCCTCCGGGGAAAACACAAGGCCACATTCACGCCTAACACCGACATGGGTGACTACGTCATCATCGTGAATGCGGAAAAGGCCGTGTTGACCCGTAACAAACTCCGGGACAAGAAAGCCTACCGCCACTCCGGTTACCCGGGCGGTCTCAAGGAACAATCCTACGCTGAATTCATGGAAAGAGCTCCGCACAAGGTCGTTGAGAAGGCCGTCCGCGGCATGCTGCCGAAGACCAAGCTTGGTCGCGCCATGTTCAAGAAGCTGAAGGTGTACGCGGGGGAGAACCACCCGCACGCGGCCCAGCAGCCCAAGCAGTACGAGATCACGAAGGTCGCGCAGTAG